A stretch of Cyanobacterium sp. HL-69 DNA encodes these proteins:
- a CDS encoding Adenylate cyclase: MSMEIERKFLVNKELWQPPDDGVVYQQGYIYTQNGSTVRVRIAGNLGFLTLKGKTKGMTRPEFEYPIPLVDAQEMLQIMCDRPLIQKKRYKIKIEELIWEIDEFFGDNQGLLLAEVELTSENQTISLPPWIDKEVTEDLRYYNSNLVKNPYSNGQWTTHPEQNNP; encoded by the coding sequence ATGTCTATGGAAATTGAACGGAAGTTTTTAGTTAATAAAGAGCTTTGGCAACCCCCTGATGATGGGGTGGTTTATCAACAGGGTTATATTTATACCCAAAATGGTAGCACCGTGAGGGTGCGCATTGCTGGTAATCTTGGTTTTCTTACCCTCAAGGGTAAAACAAAAGGAATGACTCGCCCTGAGTTTGAATACCCTATTCCCTTGGTTGATGCCCAGGAAATGTTACAAATTATGTGCGATCGCCCTTTAATACAAAAAAAACGTTATAAAATCAAAATCGAAGAACTAATCTGGGAAATAGACGAATTTTTTGGTGATAATCAAGGCTTACTATTAGCAGAAGTAGAACTAACCTCAGAAAATCAAACCATCTCCTTACCCCCATGGATAGATAAGGAAGTAACCGAGGATTTACGCTACTATAATTCTAACCTTGTCAAAAATCCTTACAGCAACGGTCAATGGACTACACACCCCGAGCAAAATAATCCGTAA
- a CDS encoding hydrolase HD superfamily protein: MKTLQSISQTLKRWQQTYNNQSHQEYPQQSYSDTDQNMGTKPKWFKFICKVHPPVMILLSVTTITGVISYRYYNQPELAAGTIAPNTIIAPEDGSFIDYQTTEELRRNTRNGLLPTLKQDSSSTDAIKGVIRERLEKIQQAREILLANPEIDSGILSLEIQQYLRATNETQWRNIVENTDNLATLSEANSLFGQAIEQLIAYQQGVDEGQFDNLINQIAIHRSNYQVAQSLLTDFSEITDTNKREFLDLSEQQWREVRDLVNRVTNRILTQGIPIGLPEAIRIEAVQTHLSNRSLSPSLEEALVSLISSNLRTNLITDEEATRVRAERAAEEIETIVVTIQANETIVNEGQQITQADFVLLDNFGLSRRSVNWGGVLTSGALTGGALVVFMAIATKRTQRRLRRRDQFLWWLLSISVPVISLFDVGYNSLPAVGFLMSSFYGPVVAVAHVSLTAGLTLFQTGTLGWQYLASSYASSILAAIIASRLRSREELAFLGGGVGFTQGTVYFVVTVASNAAIGSLWYAIIPGTLWHGAVGLTYGVIALGISPYLERFFDLITPIRLAELSNPNRPLLKRLATEAPGTFQHTMFVSSLAEAAARKLNCNVELVRAGTLYHDIGKMHDPLGFIENQMGGKNKHDQINDPWESADIIKKHVSEGILMAKRHGLPQAIRNFIPEHQGTLLISYFYYQAKTQAEDNPDIAIDETNFRYDGPIPQSRETGIVMLADGCEAALRSLNDATPEQAMAMVNKIFKARWRDHQLDDCGLRYDELPIIAEVFINVWQQFNHKRIVYPKGALEMKTSK, from the coding sequence ATGAAAACTTTACAGTCTATTAGCCAGACTTTGAAAAGATGGCAACAAACTTATAATAATCAAAGCCATCAGGAGTACCCCCAACAATCATACTCTGATACCGATCAAAATATGGGTACTAAGCCAAAATGGTTCAAATTTATCTGTAAAGTTCACCCCCCCGTCATGATTCTCCTTTCCGTCACTACCATTACAGGAGTAATCAGTTATCGTTATTATAATCAGCCAGAATTAGCCGCAGGTACCATTGCCCCTAATACCATCATCGCACCCGAAGATGGCTCTTTTATAGACTATCAAACCACAGAAGAACTTCGCCGCAATACAAGAAATGGTTTATTACCCACCCTCAAACAAGATTCAAGCAGTACAGATGCCATTAAAGGTGTCATTAGGGAGAGACTAGAAAAAATCCAACAGGCAAGGGAGATTTTATTAGCAAATCCTGAGATTGATAGTGGTATTCTTTCCTTAGAAATTCAACAGTATTTAAGGGCAACCAATGAAACACAGTGGCGCAATATTGTTGAAAACACAGATAATTTGGCTACTTTATCAGAGGCAAATTCTTTGTTTGGACAAGCCATAGAGCAGTTAATCGCTTATCAACAAGGGGTTGATGAAGGACAGTTTGATAATTTAATTAACCAAATAGCTATCCACAGAAGTAATTATCAGGTTGCCCAAAGTTTACTGACGGATTTTTCGGAGATAACAGATACTAATAAACGTGAATTTCTCGATTTGAGTGAGCAACAATGGAGGGAAGTTCGAGATTTAGTCAATAGAGTTACTAATCGTATTCTTACCCAAGGAATTCCCATCGGTTTGCCCGAGGCTATACGCATTGAAGCGGTACAAACTCATTTATCTAATCGTAGTCTTTCCCCATCCCTAGAAGAGGCATTGGTAAGTTTGATTAGCTCTAATTTGCGTACTAATTTAATTACCGATGAGGAAGCCACAAGGGTTAGGGCGGAAAGGGCAGCAGAAGAAATTGAGACCATTGTTGTAACTATTCAAGCCAATGAAACCATTGTTAATGAGGGACAACAAATTACCCAAGCTGATTTTGTTTTATTAGACAATTTCGGGCTGAGTCGCCGTAGTGTTAATTGGGGAGGAGTGTTGACATCTGGGGCTTTGACAGGGGGGGCTTTGGTGGTATTTATGGCGATCGCCACTAAGCGCACCCAAAGAAGATTAAGAAGAAGAGACCAATTTTTATGGTGGTTACTAAGCATATCTGTCCCCGTAATCAGTTTATTTGATGTGGGGTACAACTCCTTACCCGCCGTAGGCTTCTTGATGAGCAGTTTTTATGGCCCCGTGGTGGCCGTTGCCCATGTCAGTCTCACCGCTGGATTAACCCTATTTCAAACAGGCACTTTGGGATGGCAATATCTAGCCTCCTCCTACGCTTCCTCTATCTTAGCCGCCATCATCGCCTCCCGTTTACGCTCTCGGGAAGAATTAGCCTTTTTGGGGGGTGGGGTAGGTTTCACCCAAGGGACTGTGTATTTTGTCGTTACCGTCGCCTCCAATGCCGCCATCGGTAGTCTTTGGTATGCCATCATACCAGGAACCCTTTGGCATGGTGCTGTGGGCTTAACCTATGGAGTAATTGCCCTTGGTATTTCCCCTTACCTAGAGAGATTTTTCGATCTTATTACCCCCATTCGTCTTGCGGAATTATCTAACCCCAATCGCCCCCTTTTAAAACGATTGGCTACCGAAGCCCCTGGCACTTTCCAACATACGATGTTTGTATCATCCCTTGCGGAGGCGGCGGCACGGAAATTGAATTGTAATGTGGAGTTAGTAAGGGCTGGTACTTTATATCATGATATTGGCAAAATGCACGATCCCCTCGGATTTATTGAGAATCAGATGGGTGGCAAAAATAAACATGATCAAATAAATGATCCTTGGGAAAGTGCTGACATTATCAAAAAACACGTTAGCGAAGGGATTTTGATGGCAAAAAGACATGGTTTACCCCAAGCCATTCGTAACTTTATCCCCGAACATCAAGGCACTTTATTAATCTCCTATTTCTATTACCAAGCCAAAACCCAAGCCGAAGACAATCCAGACATCGCTATTGACGAGACTAATTTTCGTTATGATGGCCCTATTCCTCAATCCCGTGAGACGGGTATTGTAATGTTAGCAGATGGTTGTGAGGCGGCATTGCGATCGCTCAATGATGCGACTCCAGAACAAGCAATGGCAATGGTTAACAAGATTTTTAAAGCTCGTTGGCGAGATCATCAATTGGATGATTGTGGTTTGCGTTATGATGAGTTACCCATCATTGCGGAGGTGTTTATTAATGTGTGGCAACAGTTTAACCATAAACGTATTGTTTATCCCAAGGGTGCTTTGGAAATGAAAACTTCAAAGTAG
- the coaE gene encoding dephospho-CoA kinase CoaE: MIIGLTGGIATGKSTVSDYLQNKYQIPVVDADILAREAVKVYSPIYKRIVKRYGSEILLADVSINRARLGEIIFNDESEKLWLEGQIHPYVRQEMEREVKESQAPIMVLSIPLLFEAQMTDLVDEVWVVYADFDTQVARLQRRNGLSKESAIARITSQMPLREKLKRADVVIDNSGNIKDLYQITDQEILTRT; encoded by the coding sequence ATGATTATTGGTTTGACGGGGGGTATTGCCACGGGCAAAAGTACGGTATCAGATTATTTACAAAATAAGTACCAAATCCCTGTAGTGGATGCAGATATTTTGGCTAGGGAGGCGGTGAAGGTTTATTCTCCTATCTATAAAAGGATTGTGAAGCGATATGGTAGTGAAATATTGTTGGCTGATGTGAGTATCAATCGGGCTAGGTTAGGGGAGATTATTTTTAATGATGAGTCGGAAAAGTTGTGGCTAGAAGGGCAAATTCATCCTTACGTTAGGCAAGAAATGGAGAGAGAAGTTAAAGAGTCTCAAGCACCAATAATGGTGTTGTCTATTCCTCTTTTGTTTGAAGCACAAATGACTGATTTAGTGGATGAAGTCTGGGTAGTCTATGCGGATTTTGATACCCAAGTGGCTCGGTTACAAAGGCGTAATGGTTTATCAAAAGAAAGTGCGATCGCCCGTATTACCAGTCAAATGCCCCTAAGAGAAAAACTCAAAAGGGCAGATGTAGTTATTGATAACTCTGGAAATATAAAAGACCTATATCAGATCACAGATCAAGAAATCCTAACAAGGACCTAA
- the eno gene encoding enolase Eno has protein sequence MLEQDSMLIEEIEAREILDSRGRPTVEAEVRLESGVVGMAQVPSGASTGSFEAHELRDGDPNRYGGNGVLKAVRNIREKIAPELLDIDAFDQVGIDTAMINRDGSPNKKNLGANAILAVSLANAKAAALELQIPLYRYLGGPLANVLPVPMMNVLNGGSHADNNVDFQEFMIMPVGAETFSEALRWGAEIFASLSKVLKEKGLLSGVGDEGGYAPNLGSNQEALDLLLQAIEVAGYKPGQQVALAMDVAASEFYKDGQYVYDGSAHSSEEFIDYLEDLVGKYPIISIEDALQEDDWDTWKVLTDRLGSKIQLVGDDLFVTNATRLQKGIDLGIANAILIKLNQIGTLSETLETIHLATRKGYRSVISHRSGETEDTTIADLAVATRAGQIKTGSLCRSERVAKYNRLLRIEHQLGDRAVYAPKIGLGPC, from the coding sequence ATGCTAGAACAAGATTCCATGTTGATTGAAGAAATCGAAGCTAGGGAGATATTAGACTCCCGTGGGCGCCCCACCGTTGAAGCGGAAGTACGTTTAGAAAGTGGTGTCGTCGGTATGGCGCAAGTGCCTAGTGGAGCCTCTACTGGTAGCTTTGAAGCCCACGAATTGAGAGATGGAGATCCTAATCGCTACGGTGGTAATGGGGTTTTAAAAGCCGTACGCAACATCAGAGAAAAAATTGCCCCTGAATTACTTGATATTGATGCTTTTGATCAAGTGGGCATCGATACGGCTATGATTAACCGTGATGGTTCCCCCAACAAGAAAAATTTGGGTGCTAATGCCATCCTCGCTGTCTCTCTTGCCAATGCGAAAGCTGCCGCCCTTGAGTTACAAATACCTCTATACCGTTACTTGGGTGGCCCCTTGGCCAATGTTTTGCCTGTACCCATGATGAATGTTTTAAATGGTGGTTCCCATGCCGATAATAATGTGGACTTCCAAGAGTTTATGATTATGCCCGTGGGTGCGGAAACTTTCTCCGAGGCTCTGCGTTGGGGTGCAGAAATTTTTGCTTCCTTGAGCAAGGTCTTAAAGGAAAAAGGGTTGCTCTCTGGGGTAGGTGATGAGGGGGGATACGCTCCCAATTTAGGCTCCAACCAAGAGGCTCTGGACTTGCTTCTACAGGCGATCGAGGTAGCAGGTTATAAACCGGGGCAACAGGTTGCTTTGGCGATGGATGTGGCAGCTAGTGAGTTTTACAAAGACGGTCAATATGTTTATGATGGCTCTGCGCATTCCTCCGAAGAGTTTATCGATTATTTAGAGGATTTGGTAGGTAAATATCCAATTATTTCCATCGAGGATGCCCTACAGGAAGATGACTGGGATACTTGGAAAGTTTTGACTGATAGATTGGGTTCTAAAATTCAGTTGGTAGGGGATGATTTATTTGTAACCAATGCCACCCGTTTACAAAAGGGTATTGATTTGGGTATTGCCAATGCAATTTTGATCAAGTTAAATCAAATTGGTACTCTCAGCGAAACCTTAGAAACCATTCATTTGGCTACTCGTAAGGGTTATCGTTCTGTAATCAGTCACCGCTCTGGGGAAACCGAAGATACTACCATTGCTGATTTGGCGGTAGCTACCCGTGCGGGGCAAATTAAAACTGGTTCTCTTTGTCGTAGTGAAAGGGTTGCGAAGTATAATCGTTTATTACGCATCGAGCATCAGTTAGGAGATAGGGCAGTATATGCTCCTAAAATTGGCTTAGGTCCTTGTTAG